The Monomorium pharaonis isolate MP-MQ-018 chromosome 5, ASM1337386v2, whole genome shotgun sequence genome segment TGTCGCGTTATCGCTACTGCGAATATCAAGCCGATCGTTCATGACGTCACCGAACCTTTAGTTGGAACACTTCAGTAGCCAACGCAATTTCCTTAATCCGATCCTGGCTTGAAATTGTCCACGTTACGTTTCTTTATATCTCGTGGAAAGAGCGCGCGACAAAAGCATCCTCCCTCGCGAGTCGTCGTGGATGAAAAGTTGCATCGCGGACATATCCCGCGTTTGTATGCAGCAGGATCGTGAGGACGCGATGCCGTCCGATAAAACGTTCCGCGAGATACAAAGGGGCATTACTTGAGATATAAACGGGGAAGCTGCGTGcgcgaaatatatatatctctctgcGCGGAGGCCATTTGTTGATGATCTGAAACCGCGTTTTTCAACGCGGTCTTATCAACGtgggaattttttttatctcccTCCCATACTTTTATATCAGGTCCATGTACACTTTTTTTACGGCAATATTACGGCTTGTATGAATTTAGTATTATTACGAAGTGTTTCTTCTTGACGGACAAGATTCACTtaaaatgaacaaaaatagaagaaaactggatttagaattagaattatatttatatagattttatacaCAGTTTATGGATTACGTTTCGAtctctccttttttcttcAAGCGTCTGCTCTTGTCTTCGATGCAGCGACACCTGTTAACCGATTTTTGTTAGTCGATATCCCTATTATTTATCTTGAGGAATTCtacgggggggaggggggaattCCCCTAAAGCACGTGGCATTTGCATATACGTGAGCCGTGCGCGACCGCATCTTGGAATCATCCGCGGGGATTTCACGTGCCGTAGAGATACAAAGTTATAGGTACCGTACGACGCAACTGCGGGGCACGCAGGTGGTAGGTTTTCCGATCGGTCCACGATTCgttcgtcgttgtcgtcgccgccgccgccgccgccgttgtcGTCATTATCGGGGACTTTTCGCGGACGACGAGGGGCCGCGGGGCGCCGTTCGTCGATTGTGTTCAATCGACGCAGCACGCGCAGCAATGAAAGCTCGTCGAGTAAAAAGCCTGTGAGGTAGACATAAATAAATAGGTGGTGGGTGTGGTTGGTGAGGCCGCACACATGGCGTCGTGACCCGTCGTCTCTCCGTTCGTGAGCTCGGGGCCAGCTCGAGTTATGCCCCGCGGAATGTCGCTCCCGCCGCGTCGcgcgagagcgagcgagcgagcgagcggacGAGCGAGCTCCTTCGGTATCGCGGTTAAACGCAGTTTCGCCGCGTGCACTTGTCTCCCGCCTCCTTGTATCGCCCCCTCGCATTCCTCCTCGATCCCCCTCGTTCGCCGACATTTCACGTTTGTGATCCCGAAACACTCGATCGGGGAAACGTACAATTTCTTTACTCGACGGCGCACAAACGGTCGAAGAAGCTCGATGTACGtaacaaaaagataaaagattcCGCGCGACGgcggaataaataaataaaaatgctcgCAGACGTTACGCAATTACAAGGGATTTCTCGTTCAAAGGGAagggctctctctctctctctctctctctctctctctctcggacgTTTACGAACCGTATCGGGGTCAGATTGGGGTTCCCGTGTAGCGTGCGACGATCGAGGGTTGATCCGGAAATTCAGGAGCCTACAAGCGTGTGTCTCGCGTATAACGCCGTTCATGACTTAGCACGGTGCCTGGCTTTGGCGGTTGAGGCTGCCGATATACAATGCCGCATTGTTCCGCCGTCCGCGGCCATCTTAGCCGGTAGCACGTAGGCTGACGCCGAGACAATGTTTATTATCTTCCCTCGCGTATAACAAAACTGCAAAATGTCCTCCTGTTACACTCGCTCGAGTTCCTGCTCGAATCAATCTCCCATACAAAACCCGGGAGGCCCGTCGTCCTGCGTATATCGTATTTTCAAGCGGCGCGCAAGAAGCAACACGATGAGGATGGCGGAGCCTCGGGTGCTCGTGCAACTCGTATAGGAAACGGATGTTTTAGAACAGATAAATGGACGTGCGCCGCGCGTTTTGCGGCGCGGCGTATAGAGTTATACAACGTTAGACGCGATCGTCAAAGAATATGTCGGTGCAGGTATTGCGAGGTGGAGTCTTCACGAAGGAAGGTATTAtccgagagagaaaaggaaaggcGAAAGAGTAATCGCGAAAACGTCGAGTGCGAGTACAAAGTGAAATATCGAAGCTTGCGCTAAACTAAACGTTTCGCGCACGCGTTTTTCTTTTGCGTCCTACATTTCGGCTCGAAAGAGGTCATCCATCCACCTCTCGTACGGCCGAGCCGGGTTTCCACTTTCATGGATGGCCGCCGTCCGTGCGTGCGTGTCACGATTTTATTTTCGTCGCCAGCAAACGCGACTCGCGCGTATTTCGCGAAACGAACAATTATTACGTATCCTTTACGGCTGGAAAGTTTCCTTTCTCCCGAAAGCGGCAGACGAGGCGAGGCATCATCGCGATAGATGATTCGCGGATAGAGCTTCGTTGTGCCAACAGTGAAAGCCGCGATCTCTGATCAGCCTTGGCACGATTAGATGCGAATCGAATTTTATGTCTCGCGCGATGCGCGAATCTTCTCCTTTTCTCGCGAcaggaagagaagaaaaaaaaagggggcaattggaaaggaagagagacagagataCAGATAGATGGatagagagggagggggggagagagagagagagagagagctggcCGCGTATCGGCGGGGAAGCCGCGCGGAGAGAAATAACTTTCTTATTTCCATGAAAATTGCGTTCGGCGATTTCGACGACAATGCCATTCCGGTGTTTTAAATGCAAATCCACAAAAGGAAAAACCGTAAAggcattataatttatattactacaTGTGGCAGCGGCGCTTCCGGCGAAAGAGCATAGGCGCAGTTCCGGTCAGCCCCACGGGTTGGAGAGATCCTACATCGCCAGATTATGAGCCCACCGCCGCTTTTACAATGGATCGTCCGCCTCTGAGTCGTACGTCAGCGAGAATAATTCTGCGTTACCGCcgccgctcgcgcgcgcgcgcgcgcgcgcgcgtgctcgTCTTGCCAGCACGAAATAATACAAACGATCGCCAAAGGGCGCGCGGCGCAAacgtaaaaagtatttttcctCCTATTGTCTACGAGAGTCTAAATCATTTTCTCGCCTTTTTCTCCGAACATTATACGTTACACTACCGTGTCTTTTGGTTTTATCCCTCATTATCGACGTCTGTTATACCTTAatcttaatatacataattaaaactaCATGTTTAAGGATCGacactatttgcataattaattcacaattatatttatcgatTCTTTCTGTGATACATTTGTGGCCTTGACGACAGACGTACACgcataacgaataaataagcCAACGACATACTTAAAATAGGCAGCGGGAGAGGGtggaattttttcagaaattatgcCAAGAATTGGCCGTTTTTGATGAATTCCACAATCGCCTGGACGATGGTCTGGAAGCGCACAAAGGTCTCTCGACTATCCTCGGATGACTTGGACTTGTAGATAGCGTTCGTGTACGCCGCGGTCAATTCGGCCACCAATCTCTGCGCTTTTCCAGCGGCCGCCTCGATCGAGCCCGTGGGCGCCTTAATCTCCTCCGCCGTCTTCACGATTTCCTCCTTAATGATCTCGACGAGCTTCGCATCGTCCTTGATACCCGAGTCCCCGCCCGAGATCTTCTGCAGGATGTCCTTGATGGTCGTTACGTTCGCATCTTGCGATCAAATGAGATACAAGAGGTCTGAGTTAGTtcgaaaattacaatttaatctaATCGAGTAAATTCTAGTAAAATGATAATtccttaataaataaattacattggtgctttgattatatatttttcacctGCGGATGGTGTGGGCGTTTCCCTGATTATTCTCTGGGACTGCGAGACGGCGCTCGCCAGTAGGACGATCGCGACGATCGCAAGCTTCGCCATCTTCGGAAATCGAATCGAGCAGCAAACTGTCAATCGATTGATCCAGCCgcgctccctctctctctttatatgAGTGCGTGTCCCCGGCGAGTCCATCGAGTAGGGATGacattatgtaaaatgtaatttgccGTTCGTCGTGTACGCGGTCGTTGGCCATTATAAATGATCCTAATGAGtgtcattaaaaaagaagacgCGCGAGAGAAAGTGGAGCGCCGCAAACGGCACGTTTCAAGAAAGTATGCTTTGTTTTGATTTCTACCAGTTAACAACCGGAAAATATTAGTTTGAATAAGACAAGTGTTAAGCGAAGGTAcacttcttttaattaattgcgcGACTTTCATCTGACGAAACGAGTATCAATCTATAATCAAAAGAGCGTTGATTTTGCGCCACGATCCTCTAAAGAGAAAAGTCAAAGAATTGCCCGAGAATTACATTAACGGAGactcgtatatttttaaactttgttttatgtttttttttttgttctttatgtatgtattacaAAACGCAAGTTTCctttttgttgaaattatGCGTATGTTGTCATGGCGATGGCCTCTTGCGTGGATCGGAAGAAACGAATGGGCTTTAAGCAATCCGAAAGCAATCGAACGTTCTTCGTCGGTGAATCGCGGCTCGCGAAACGAGTTTTTTCTCAATCGAGCAACAATCGTCGTCAAAAGCATCGTATACGCATCGCGATACGCGCAATTCTCACTCGACACGACGCGCTCAACAGGTCGGTTGTCCCCTTCGAAAAATACAGGGGCGATGCCGATACTGGCCGACGGTAAAAGTGCGTGAACACAGGGAGGGAGTGCATCCAGCCATGATTCCTCCTCACCGATTTTTACCCCCTTCCCGCCCCTTTCCGTGCGCTCCGTTCTCTCCCCCTTGCCGCTTGACGTTACCTTGACGCGTCGCGTCAAATTAAAGGCTGCCGAGTCGCTTTCCACCTGAGGAGCGATTCAAATCTCCCGCGACGATTCATCGTCGCGAATGCCCGCGGCGGGTGTTCCCCGAAAAAGACGAAAGGCGAGAGAATCTAGTCCGACGACGTCTATACGCGTCCTGTGGATGGATGAAAAAAACAACGACGCGTTGCACGAGGACTCGCGAGAAGCGTTCGTACCTAACTAAATGCGGGATGAATGAAAAGTACGGGTGCTTGAGTAAGCTTAAATTACATTTCATTCATGCAGGAAAAGCAGACACGCGGGACTCGTCCTTCCGGCTCTCGCGTTGCGCACGTATCGCAGGACGGTGGACTTGTACGTAATGACGGCTGGACTATATAATGTGTATTATCCCGACATCCTGTgccggcgacgacgacggaccTCTTCTACGTTTCTCTCTTGCGTTTGCGGCGGTCCTTGCCGCGTTACGACAGCGATTACAACGTGTAGACGCGACCTTAATTTTTGTGCGAGCAACTCTCGTACGTGTTTCGCAACGCGCCACGGCAACCCCCACGTCCACTTCTACTCTTACCATCGTTATTCGTGCGCGTCACAGGGCTCGCTGTGCTCTTCCCGTCACATAAATGACTTTCTCATCTAGGTAGATCGGAGCTACGTATAGGTAGTTACGTAAGATCTCGCTCGCGCGAGAAACATCCCCAACTTTTCCGGCGTACAAAGAGAGACGTCCAAGCGGAGGAGACGCGAGGGCGAAATATCGATCGCGCATACCATCGATCACGATCTTATCTCGCGCATGGGCATGGGATTCATGTCGAGCGGCAATGACGAGGAAATACCACGTATACCATGGACGGTACGATACATCGGCACTCTCCGGTCCGCAACGCGCTCCATGATTACAATGAGAGACTTGAGACGCAGAGCGACCAAGTTCATCTCCTCGAGGGGAGGGAGGGTGGTGGTGGTGAGAAGAGAAAACCAGAGCGAGCCGATCGACGGACAGTCTTTATTCTCGTATCGGCACCGGATAAGCGGATGGAAGCGACGTGGGCCTATTATGAGGCTCATATCGCGTGGAGCACAATGATCGGCGTCGAGAGACACCGGCCGCGTCGTCAAGCAGGTCGCGCTGAACGAGATCCCAACGTGCTCGTCTCACGCTCGGGGGGGATTACGGCGGGCGCGGGGGTGCCGCGCCGCACCGCCGAAGATCGACAGGACTGATTACGTCCGCGCGCTGACTCTAAGCCCTTTTAAATGCTGCCATTCAACCCGGACGGGCAGCAGCCTCCTGACCTCGCCGCTCGCGCGGTGCACCGATTTGGCCACGATTCCTCGCCGGTCCTTTCTTACATTTTGTCTCATACAATGCGCCTTCTCTTCGCGGACAACCTGGAAATCGTGATTCTCGACCTGAATCACAAATGACGACCTCCTACAACTTGATTTCTTCGCGAGATTATTTTGCCGCGGAAATTGAAAGATCGATTGTTATTCGTAATTACATCAATTGTTACATCGGCTTTTTCTTCTTTGACAATTACCTCTTTCTGGATTTTGCTGTTGTAATGTCTCGGACACTTGGGGCTAAACCTAGAATAGACTTCGGTGAAAGACCGTCTGGCTTAGAAAACGGGAAACCGAGATTCGGCACGGCCTGTGGGGGTTCCGCTTGATCAGACCGTGCGATTCTCACATGCAGCCCCGGGGACGCCGTGAAAAACAATtccatgaaattaataaatctattcCCGGGGAAGGACCTCCTACGACGCGGACGACTTTTTTAGGGCAACGAACGCGAAACGTGGGTGATCTAATTAGGCGCGGCCGCCCtagaaaaaaaggggggggaaaaaaaaggaggagaAATCGTCGCGGTCACGAACGTTATCCGTTTACGCGCAACAAGATAAATTAGCACGCTTTTTCGCGTCGGATGAACTTCGCGGACGGAACGAGATCCGGCTTCGGCGGCGGCAAACGCAGCTGACAAAAATAGTAAACAAACTTAGAATCAGCGGGGCGCAAGCGAGGAGACGGGAGATTAAGAGGACCGCGTCTATCGCCGCCGGGACGGCGGCGTGGCCTTACCACCCGCCGATCGATCTGTCGCCTGATTTCTCCTCGCGGCATCGAGAGTCACGGTACTTTTTGCCGTTGTACACCGCGGTATACTGTGAACAGGCGGCGCGCGGTTTCCCCAGATGTAGAAATCCCCGGTTCTTCCATTTCGCCGGGGGACTACAATGGCGTGTACccattttgacaaaaaaatcCACGACGCGACTCGAAAAGGTAAAACATTTCGCCCGGTGGGATAATCGCCGCGCGCAGCGACGGTGCTTTCCATCGATTCCcatcaactttttttctacGCCGCGGCGGCGCCCCGGATTTCCTTCCGATATTCGCGTAATTAGGCTGTTTTACTATTATTCACAGTTTTGCCAACTTTCACCGCGATTTCGACGTGGCTTCGTCGGGAGCTCCCGTATTGAATCCAGATAGACGCACTCTGTGTATAATACcttgtaatattgtatataatcattttacgCAGCGGGcattctatattaaaattactatgtTCGTACGCAGCTTTATCGCGCGGGATCTTCCCTCGGCGAAGTAACCGCGCGTATACTCAAAGCACTCGATACAAAACGGGCGATGATTAAAATATCGCGCGTGACGTTCGAAGATGCGATCAGGGTGATCCGATGAACGATGCTCTCCGAAGGAAATCTCGATGTGGCATTCGAAAAATTGACGTTTCGCTCAGGGGCAGGTGTCGTCGTGTCGGATTAAGGAAGTCAAAGGAGTAGGTAAAAGGAGTTACGTTAAGCACCGGCCCACCCGTCGCCCGAAGGGCCTCGTTATCATAGTTTAATGACGACGAGGCGTTTCAGTCGCAATGGATTACGGTACACGCCAGCCGGTAATACAAATGAATTAATAATCGATATAAAGTGCCAGCAAACTCGCCGAGCTTACAAGACACTTGTGaattgacgtcaaaatacgtttaaaaaacttaatcgtacacggagagaattttctcttaaaatttaccctcacaatttggtaattgtgggataatgtgtgacctcgaggaattttactatactttttagtaaaatgtactaaaagtatagtaaaatttactatactttttagtaaaatttactaaaagtatattaaattttactaaaaagtatagtaaaattccttgaggtcacacattatcccacaattactagattttgagggtaaattttaagagaaaattctctccttgtatatatatatatttttttaatattttcatatttttaatatacaattcaTATAGAAGTATATAAGTGCTTTTGTTGAGAAATCGATTTCAaaccattatttaaaataacatttgaatGGAACACATGAAATTTGACGAGTGCAAACATAGTGACAATTTCAcaagaaagaaggagaaaaaaaaagagagaatgacTGATCGAGATATCGAAGTTAGGCGATTTAGCTTATTACTTgtgagttttatttttagttcgCACGGTATCGGTTTAGGATGACGAGAAACGTAGTATTCGAGCCGAAGGACAGTGTGGGAACGAGGGTTTATTCTGAAAACGatgttgtacaccgcaaaacGCGACATTCTGCACGAGTACTGCGGACGGGACGGTGCATTGCGGTGTACATCATAGACAAAGCCTGGATTATTTTTCGCGGTGGCAAAGGAAGCGTGCCGGTATTGTTGCCGACCGCGAACAACAATAGTTTCTCCTTGCCCACCTTCGTCCTCGTTCGTGTTACACTAGTTTGACTAGTCTTCTAGAAGAGTAAACTCGCACCAGTACAGCGAACGGACGACGTTCGCTTGtagatttatttgaaactcTCATAACTTTAAGCCTTAAGGAAACATTAATATGAACgctgaattatataattataattataaaacggTAAATGTCTTCGTGCACTTGTCCAGTGATTAACGTAACGGCATTTCCTAATCACGAAATTTTCAGCGCGCCAATTAAACTGGTGAATATCcctatcttatttttattgtttatcttATTGACAAGTTTAAAGTCGTACGTAATTACAACTTATCGTCTTTACGCGAGTCATTAGAAcgttattcaaaataaatcgAATTCGATCGCGAATCATTTGCACATCGCGATAATCTGAATTGAACCGAATTACGTTGAACGACACTGGATTATGTGTGTGTAGAACTTATATGTGATGACTGTAGAACACGTTAATTAGTAGCTACGAAAAATCTATCGGGAGTAAAGTACGAAATTACTGGGAAAACTAGTCTGGcggtatattaatatatgtataaatatatatatgtaaatttatggcTGGGTGTCAGGACTAATAACACGGACTCGGCTAGATAAGACCGGGAGCCGCATTGAAAAGCCTCCATTTAATCCGTCGGGTCGGCCCGTTTACGAGGCAATTCAGGGGCGAATTATGGGCGTGCGTATGGGGATTAATCACGGGCCCCGCGTGCGAGCGCGAGCATTCACGCCCACATTCACACGCACATACACCGAGGCGCATTAATTTGCCGGCTATAACGGGTACGTCATTTCACTGTTACACCTTCTTCTTACATTTGGATTCGTTTTGTAACAACGAAAGAGCAGAACAGCTACTGAGatcaaagtttttataatttatctaataaattttacaagttatCGACCCGACTTTAGATGTAGATCATGGAATTATCTTTCTGTGAAccttaaaatgttataattttatgacttTGTTTGT includes the following:
- the LOC105838881 gene encoding uncharacterized protein LOC105838881 translates to MAKLAIVAIVLLASAVSQSQRIIRETPTPSADANVTTIKDILQKISGGDSGIKDDAKLVEIIKEEIVKTAEEIKAPTGSIEAAAGKAQRLVAELTAAYTNAIYKSKSSEDSRETFVRFQTIVQAIVEFIKNGQFLA